The [Limnothrix rosea] IAM M-220 region CACCGCCCAAATGCCCTGTAGTTCTGCTAGTTTATCTTCGCTAAAGACATGGGAAACCAAGCCCATATCTTTATGGCAGTGGATACGATCACGATCAAAGGTTGCAATCCCAGCGGATTCTTGCCCCCGATGTTGTAGAGCAAAGAGTCCAAAGTATGCCAGCTTTGCCACTTCTTCTGTGGGGGCATAGATACCGAAAACGCCGCAATATTCTTTTGGCTTGTCAGATTCAATGTTGGCATGGACAGTTTGGGGGACAGTCATCCTACAGGTTGCGCTCCTAGCGTGAATTTAGGTGAAAACAAAAAAAGCAAGTATAGCAACGTTAGAAATTCAGTTAAATACTGAACAAATAACGTGACTTTAATGGAACTTAATATGGGTTTAACATCTCGATTATCAACTATTTTCGGCCTTTGACAAGGGAATTATGCTTTCGTTAGTTTATTTTTTGAGGATTTTCTGGTAAGCATTCTTGACATTGACTGGGCGATCGCCCCTTTATCCTTTGCGAATCACGGCAACCGAGGCAAGAGCTTTTTTAAAAGTTTATCAATCGTGCAAATTTATTTATAAACGTCGCAGGAGATTACAGCCGTGGGTGTCTGTGCCGCAGGTTAGCCATAGATTATATTGTTCTCCCATGGTTTGCATCGCAGCGGTGTGCTTGTCACTAGAGCGCCAAGGATTAGGATTACTGTAGGCGTAATAGGCTTCGATGCCATCAAACCCCTGTTCCACGGCTGCCGGAACCAAATCCTGGGCAGGACGACGATACCGCGCTGGATGGGCTAATACGGCTAAACCTCCTGCTTGATGGATCGCGGCGACAATGGTTTGGGCTGCGGCGCGATCGCCCTGCTGGATTTCCCGCTGACGATAGGGCTCTAGGTCTGGATGGTCGGGATCAAAACCGTAACCCAAAATATGCACCCCAGTATCGAGGAGCACGCCATTAATTTCGATACCTGTCCAGAGTTGGGGGACGGGTTGAGTTTGTGATTTTTGTTGCTCTGCTAGGTAGGCTTGGGCTTGCCAAAAGCCATTAACGGTATGGTGATCGGTAATGGCAAAACCCGATAAACCGATGGCGATCGCCTGATCGACAATTTGTTCTGGTGTTAGCTGCCCATCGGAAAAGACCGAGTGCATATGAAAGTTGTAGTGGAGAGGACAACTCGTTGGGGTGATGCTACGCCAAGCACCTTTTAAAGCTTGTACGTCTTGAGCCGCAGTGGCCACAGACAAAGTGGAAGTCATAGTTATAATCGCGATCTATGTCAGAGCGCAGAACGGAGACAAGGCAAGAAATTAAGGTGAATTTAAGGGGCGATTATTCTAAATACAAAAATATGAAGACAATGTAAATCTTTATTTAATACAGTCACCATAACAGAGATTTCTTGATCCCGAATCGGTTGTGACTAGAACAGGTTATTAAATTATGTGATGGAGATGATGACTAATGCTGAGGTTGAATATTGTTAACTTGTCCCAAAGTGAATGCTCGCCCCATTACAAATTCGACTGATATTGCTTACTGTTCCTATTCTAAAAGGGATATTAGAAAGCGGTGGCTACAGACCAAGATTTATGACCACTCGTTTAAGTTGCCGTGGTGGGCAAGTCGTGCAGAACCGTAGGCGGCCTCCGGATTTGGGGAGATGAGCACCGGGCAGGAAAATTGTTTTTGACGCATGGTTGTCCAAGTTGGATTTTGAGCGCCGCCCCCTGCGGTAAAAATTTTGGTGGGTTTTGGTGCGCCTAATTCTTGTAATTTGTCGTAGCCCATCGCTTCAATGTGGGTAATGCCTTCTAGCAAACCTTGGAAAAATTGGCGATCGCCGTCAGGTCGTGGCGTTAAGCGGGGTTCTAAATTGGGATCATTAATCGGAAAGCGATCGCCGGGCTTGAGGAGGGGGTAATACGCTAAGCCTGTGCTGATGTGGGGATTAATTTCATCACTCAGTCGACGGATAGCTGGCTCATCAAAAAAGTGTTTTAGGACGGCTCCCCCTGTATTTGACGCACCGCCTGTCAGCCACAGCTGCCCAAAACGATGGCTATAAACACCTGCTGCTTGGTCATTTACCGGGCGATCGCTGAGTAACTTGACAACAAGGGTTGAACCTAATGAAGTGACTGCTTCACCCACTTTGCTCGCGCCACTGGCCATAAATGCGGCAATACTATCTGTTGTGCCTGCCCGTATCTGGCAATGGGGGTTGATCTGAAATTGGGTGGCGATCGCTCCAGAGATTTTTCCGATACTTGCTCCGGGTGTTTTTACCGCCGGCAATAATTTAAACAAAGAAGTGCTTTGCAGCCAGGCGGGATAAAGGCATTTTTCAACATCAAAGCCGAGCTTCAGGGCATTGTGGTAATCGCTGATGCCCCATTGACCATGCAGCAATCCGGCTAACCAGTCGGCCTGGTGCAGAAAATATTGGGCGTGATCCGTGAAACCCTCCGCTTGAAACCAGAGTAATTTTGCCAAGCTTGATGTGGCTGATTGCACGAGGTGTCCGGTGGGGGCTAAATCTGCCAGTTGGGTTAATTGGGATCGCCCCCGATCATCGTTATACAGAAGCGCTTCTGATCGGGGTTTCCCGGCTGCGTCGCAGAGTAACACTGTGCCTGAGGTGCCATTAATGGCGATCGCCCTAAGATGTTTCGCGATGTCTTGCTGAAGGGCATCGAGTAATTTAAATAATGTCTGCTGCCAAGCTGTCGGAGTTTGCGCGGCTAGGGAATAGGTGATGGTTTGCGCAATGGTGTGGTCTGCATCGATGGCGATCGCCCTTGCCCCGGAGGTGCCAAAATCAATGCCAAGAAAGTAGGTCATATTCCGTAAATTTTGTCACTAATTCAACCGATAATCCCATGATTGCGACCCTCATGATTCCCAAGCTTTTAGGCAGCAAGACCCAAAAAGTGATGAATGTCACCATACAAATTTAAGGGAAATTTTGTCCTATTCTCAGCTTCTTTAACCGGAGCATGGGCGATGATCAACGAAGACAAAGGTAGTAGTTTAGTGGTTGCATAAAAAATGAGGAAAGCTCTAGGTCAATGTTTCCTTGGTAGCTTGGCGATCGCCCTAGGCCTAACGACGACCATCCCTAGTTTTGCCCAGACGACCAGCGACGCTGTTGTGGCGATGGAACAAAGTTTTGAACGTGAATTTGAGACTTATTTTGGTCGTGATTTAGCAACGGTTACCCAGTCCCCCGCAGAGATGGGGGCAACCTTGGCACGGATGGGCGCAGAGACAGATACAAAGCCTGCCGTCATTTGGGCAATGTCTAGGGAAGACCATTTACATTTAGTGCTTGTCACGTCAACGGGAGAACCCATTGTTCGGGATCTCTATGATGTCCCCCAAGAAAAGCTTGAGGCGATCGCCAGTCGCTTTACCCAGAGCCTCACCAATCCCCGCCGCCCCTTTGATCAAGAAACGGCTCGCCAACTATACCAATGGTTATTAGAACCGTTTGAATTGGATTTTTTGCGGCCTGAGGAGATTGACACGATTTTATTTTGCTTAGGCGATGGCTTACGTGGTATTCCCCTAGCGGCTTTGCATGATGGCGATCGCTTTTTGATTGAAAAATATGCCCTCACCCGTATTCCAGCCTTCAACCTCATTGCCCACGAATACGGCGATATTCAACGGGGTAACATTTTAGCCATGGGAGCGTCAAAATTTGAAGAGCTTAGCCCATTACCCGCAGTGCCCCTAGAGCTAGCCACGATTGTCAAACAAGGGCGATCGCCCTTGCCCACCCAAACACCGCGGCAAAAACTGTCTATTCTCAATGATGATTTTACTGGCGTTGACCTACAGGCATTACTCAGCAATCGCCAATTTGATATTGTGCATTTTGCTACCCATGCTGATTTTTTGGCGGGTCGTCCCAGCGAATCCTACATTCAGTTTTACGACCAGAAAGTTACTTTAGAGGACATTCCGAAATTTAACTGGCATCAAGCGAATGTCGATTTACTAGTCCTAAGCGCTTGCCGTACGGCAGTGGGAGATGGCGAAGCAGAGCTGGGATTTGCCGGACTTGCACTACAGCTGGGGATTAATTCGGCGATCGCCACCCTATGGAATATCAGCGATGCAGGAACCCTGACTCTAATGGGCGATTTCTACCAAGAGCTATCATTGCAAAATACTAAAGCTGAAGCCCTCCGCCAAGCCCAACTCACACTACTCAAGGGAGATGTAAACTTCGACGGCGATCGCCTCTTATTAGCGCGCGGTAGCATTGTCCCCATTCCCGCCTCCCTAAGTGACCAAATTCCCACTGCCGAAGAGCTAAAGCACCCTTACTATTGGGCAGGATTTAGTATGATTAGCAGCCCTTGGTAAAGGAAACCCCATGTGCCCTGAAGTTTGAAGACAAGCATTTTCGGTCTCTGCAAAATAGCAACGCGCAGACGACATTAGTCGATTCAATATCTTGACTTAAACAATCAACCACAGTCGAACCAGAACCCAAACAGCAAAACAGCATAACTCTGGCAACCTACAAATAGACAATGGACAACCATCACCAAGCGATTAATGCAAGCCTATTTGCCAATAAATCGCTTGAGTCACTGCGAGGAAATTTAGTTATTTTGCCTCCAGAAAATGCTCCCCATGCCGACTACACCAGTGAAATTAGTGATTATTTAACCTGAGTTTTGCTTAAGGGTACTCGGCAATACGACGCGGCGAATCAGAGAGCGAGAGATCGGGAGATGTTTTATCCAAACAATCCTAGGGGTCAAAAAACGCAAATTTTCGTTGGTTCTCCGTGTCTCTACCTCTCCTTGTCTTCTTTTCTTTAAAGAAATATCAGCTAAATTCTTATCCATAACTGACGTTATTTAAGATAAAGTTTTGACTTAAAAGGATTCACAATGATCGTACAGACAGAAGCTTGACGAGCTTTTAGACCTGAGTGATTTAGATGCAGAGATGATCGAAAAAACGCATCACCGCCGAGGAAGCCATTTACACTCACCCTGATAACGACATAGTGCATTGGAATGATGCCGATTTGCAGAAAATATTTGACGATCTAAAAGTTAAAACTCAGCCCC contains the following coding sequences:
- a CDS encoding PHP domain-containing protein, with the translated sequence MTSTLSVATAAQDVQALKGAWRSITPTSCPLHYNFHMHSVFSDGQLTPEQIVDQAIAIGLSGFAITDHHTVNGFWQAQAYLAEQQKSQTQPVPQLWTGIEINGVLLDTGVHILGYGFDPDHPDLEPYRQREIQQGDRAAAQTIVAAIHQAGGLAVLAHPARYRRPAQDLVPAAVEQGFDGIEAYYAYSNPNPWRSSDKHTAAMQTMGEQYNLWLTCGTDTHGCNLLRRL
- a CDS encoding FGGY-family carbohydrate kinase, which gives rise to MTYFLGIDFGTSGARAIAIDADHTIAQTITYSLAAQTPTAWQQTLFKLLDALQQDIAKHLRAIAINGTSGTVLLCDAAGKPRSEALLYNDDRGRSQLTQLADLAPTGHLVQSATSSLAKLLWFQAEGFTDHAQYFLHQADWLAGLLHGQWGISDYHNALKLGFDVEKCLYPAWLQSTSLFKLLPAVKTPGASIGKISGAIATQFQINPHCQIRAGTTDSIAAFMASGASKVGEAVTSLGSTLVVKLLSDRPVNDQAAGVYSHRFGQLWLTGGASNTGGAVLKHFFDEPAIRRLSDEINPHISTGLAYYPLLKPGDRFPINDPNLEPRLTPRPDGDRQFFQGLLEGITHIEAMGYDKLQELGAPKPTKIFTAGGGAQNPTWTTMRQKQFSCPVLISPNPEAAYGSARLAHHGNLNEWS
- a CDS encoding CHAT domain-containing protein — translated: MRKALGQCFLGSLAIALGLTTTIPSFAQTTSDAVVAMEQSFEREFETYFGRDLATVTQSPAEMGATLARMGAETDTKPAVIWAMSREDHLHLVLVTSTGEPIVRDLYDVPQEKLEAIASRFTQSLTNPRRPFDQETARQLYQWLLEPFELDFLRPEEIDTILFCLGDGLRGIPLAALHDGDRFLIEKYALTRIPAFNLIAHEYGDIQRGNILAMGASKFEELSPLPAVPLELATIVKQGRSPLPTQTPRQKLSILNDDFTGVDLQALLSNRQFDIVHFATHADFLAGRPSESYIQFYDQKVTLEDIPKFNWHQANVDLLVLSACRTAVGDGEAELGFAGLALQLGINSAIATLWNISDAGTLTLMGDFYQELSLQNTKAEALRQAQLTLLKGDVNFDGDRLLLARGSIVPIPASLSDQIPTAEELKHPYYWAGFSMISSPW